In Oscillatoria sp. FACHB-1406, the DNA window CGAATTTTAAAGGCGCAAACCGTCCGGTAGAGACCGTAAGTTGGTGGGAAGCCGAAGAATTCTGCAAAAGACTGTCCAAAAAAACGGGAAAACAATATCGTTTACCAAGTGAAGCCGAATGGGAATACGCCTGTCGCGCGGGAACGACAACGCCGTTTCACTTCGGAGAAACAATAACGTCAGAACTGGTGAATTACGACGGGAACTATGCCTACGGTAATGCCCCAAAAGGCAAATATCGAGAACAAACCGTAGAAGTCGGAACATTACCGCCCAACGGATATGGACTGTATGAAATGCACGGGAATGTGTGGGAATGGTGCGCAGACCATTGGCACGAAAATTATCAAGGAGCGCCGAACAATGAAACTACATGGCTAACTAGCGATGAAAGGAATACACGACTGCTTCGCGGTGGTTCTTGGAGCAGCATTTCGAGGTTCTGCCGTTCTGCGCATCGCGGCAGGAACTATCCCGGTCATTCTAACCTCAATATCGGGTTCCGCGCTGCTCTCTCCCCCAGGACTCCCTAGCCCTCTACCCTTTTCCCCTCTTGCCCTCTACCTCGCGCGAAGCGCGAAAATTTTTTCAATATTCAGAGCGTAGGGGCATAACACTTTATGCCCAAAAAAGTCAGGTCTCAAACCCGAAAAACCCCAATAATCCGACATTGGCATACAATCAATATTCAGAGCGTAGGGGCATAACACTTTATGCCCAAAAAAGTTAGGTCTCAAACCCGAAAAAACCCCAATCATCCAAGATTGGAATACCATCAATATTCAGAGCGTAGGGGCATAACATTTTATGCCCAAAAAAGTTAGGTCTCAAACCCGAAAAAACCCCAATCATCCAAGATTGGAATACCATCAATATTCAGATTGTAGGGGCATAATATTTTATGCCCAAAAAAGTTATGTTTCAAACCCCAAAAAACCCAATCATCCAACATTGGCATACCATCAATATTCAGAGCGTAGGGGTATAACATTTTATGCCCAAAAAAGTTACGTCTCAAACCCGAAAAAACACAATCATCCAAGATTGGAATACCATCAATATTCAGAGCGTAGGGGCATAATATTTTATGCCCAAAAAAGTCAGGTCTCAAACCCCAAAAAACCAAGTAATCCAACATTGGAATACCATCAATATTCAGAGCGTAGGGGCATAACACTTTATGCCCAAAAAAGTTATTTCCCAAACCCGAAAAACCCAAATCATCCAACATTGGCATATAATCAATATTCAGAGCGTAGGGGCATAACACTTTATGCCCAAAAAAGTTAGGTCTCAAACCCAAAAAACCAAATCATCCAACCTTGGCATATAATCAAAGACGGGCTGCAAGCAAATTCACAACATTGTTACAGCATAATATTTACAGGGCATAACAGTGTTATGCCCCTACAGATCGCCATTACTAACTTAGAGATGAAAACGCAATGAAATACGATCCGCAAATTCATCATCGACGGTCTATTCGCCTCAAAAACTATGACTATCGACAAAATGGAACGTATTTTATTACTCTTTGTACCTACGAGAAACAATGTTGGTTTGGCAAGATTGTTGGAGGCGAAGTCCATCTCAATGCTCTCGGTAAAATTGCCCGTTCCTGCTGGCAGGAAATCCCCCATCATTTCGATGGAGTGAATTTAGATGTTTTCGTTATCATGCCCAATCATCTTCACGGTCTTTTGACAATTCTGCACGAAACAGCTTGGAGTTCTGAGGCAACCCAAGAATTTGGCAAAATGGTCAGCGGTTCAGTTTCCTCAATTCTCCGTTGTTACAAAGCGGCTGTTACTCGTAAAATTAATCTGCTCTGCAATAGTAAAGCTTATCCGATTTGGCAGAAGAATTATTACGAACACATCGTTCGCGATGAAGAGTCTTTGAGTTCAATTCGTCAGTATATTATCGATAATCCTCTAGTTTGGGAAAATGACCCGGAATATCTTTCTGTAGGATGCAGTCTTGAGTTGGATTTACAGTTTTGAGCATAACCGGGCATAACCGGGCGTAACCGGGCGTAACCGGGCGTAACCGGGCATAACCGGGCATAACCGGGCATAACCGGGCGTAACCGGGCATAACAGTGTTATGCCCCTACAGAATTTGGCGATTTATGTAATGTTAATATCTTCTGTTATACCAATTCCCAATCCTGATGCACTCAATTTTATGGGTAGGGACAGAGGGCATAACAATGTTATACCCCAACAGAATTTGGCGATTTATGTAGTGTTGATATCTTCGTTAAATCAATTCCTAATTGTGATGCACTCAATTTTATCTGTAGGGGCATTGCACTGCAATGCCCTAATTGGTGCGGAACTCTCAAAAAATCCGACTCATTCCCTTGCCCGCCCTACAAGTCAAGAATACGGAAAACAATTGAAGAATTCCTTAGCTCCCTGGAAGTGCGAGGGTTTATTGCCGCTATCATAAAGAAAAATAGAAACCGTTCGCGGACAGATTAACAAGACCGATGTCTAACGCTAGCAACAACGAACCGATGCGACTCCCGCGTACCAGCGAGTCCGAACCCCTCAAAAAGATTCGCCATACTGCCTCCCACGTCATGGCGATGGCCGTGCAGAAGTTGTTCCCGACAGCGCAAGTGACGATTGGCCCGTGGACGGAAACCGGATTTTACTACGATTTCGATAGTCCCGAACCCTTCACCGAAGCAGACTTGAAAGCTATCAAGAAGGAGATGGATAAGATTATCAAAAAGAAACTGCCGGTGATTCGGGAGGAAGTTTCGCGCGAGGAAGCGAAACGCCGCATTGAAGGGATTCAAGAACCGTATAAGCTGGAAATCCTTGAGGAGATTAAAACCGAACCCATCACGATTTACCATCTCGGTGAGGAATGGTGGGATTTGTGCGCCGGCCCCCATGTTGAGAGTACCGCAGAATTGAACCCGAAAGCGATCGCGCTTGAAAGCGTGGCGGGGGCGTATTGGCGCGGCGACGAGAATAAGGCGCAACTGCAACGCATTTATGCAACCGCTTGGGAAACTCCCGAACAACTCGCCGAGTACAAGCGACGCAAGGAAGAAGCGCTGCGACGAGACCATCGCAAGTTAGGCAAAGAGTTGGGTTTATTTATTTTCTCCGATTTGGTGGGGCCGGGGCTACCGCTCTGGACTCCGAAGGGAACGATTTTGCGCTCTACCCTCGAAGATTTCCTCAAGCAGGAACAACTCAAACGCGGCTATTTACCCGTGGTTACGCCTCACCTCGCGCGCGTCGATTTGTTCAAGCAATCGGGACATTGGCAGAAGTATCGCGAGGATATGTTCCCCATGATGGCAGAAAGTGAGGAAGAGGCTGCGAGCGATCGCGGATTTGTCCTCAAACCGATGAACTGCCCCTTCCACATTCAAATTTATAAGAATGAGTTGCGTTCCTACCGCGAGTTACCGATGCGTTTGGCGGAATTCGGCACTGTGTATCGTTACGAGCAATCGGGCGAATTAGGCGGTTTAACGCGGGTACGCGGCTTTACCGTCGATGATTCTCACCTGTTTGTCACCCCCGAACAGTTAGACGATGAGTTCCTTAAGGTTGTCGATTTAATCCTCTCAGTGTTTAAAGCGCTGCAACTGAAGAACTTTAAGGCGCGCTTGAGTTTCCGAGATCCCGAATTGGATAAGTACATCGGTTCTGAGGATGCTTGGAATAAGGCAGAAAATGCCATCCGTCGTGCTGTCGAACACT includes these proteins:
- a CDS encoding transposase, encoding MKYDPQIHHRRSIRLKNYDYRQNGTYFITLCTYEKQCWFGKIVGGEVHLNALGKIARSCWQEIPHHFDGVNLDVFVIMPNHLHGLLTILHETAWSSEATQEFGKMVSGSVSSILRCYKAAVTRKINLLCNSKAYPIWQKNYYEHIVRDEESLSSIRQYIIDNPLVWENDPEYLSVGCSLELDLQF
- the thrS gene encoding threonine--tRNA ligase, which codes for MSNASNNEPMRLPRTSESEPLKKIRHTASHVMAMAVQKLFPTAQVTIGPWTETGFYYDFDSPEPFTEADLKAIKKEMDKIIKKKLPVIREEVSREEAKRRIEGIQEPYKLEILEEIKTEPITIYHLGEEWWDLCAGPHVESTAELNPKAIALESVAGAYWRGDENKAQLQRIYATAWETPEQLAEYKRRKEEALRRDHRKLGKELGLFIFSDLVGPGLPLWTPKGTILRSTLEDFLKQEQLKRGYLPVVTPHLARVDLFKQSGHWQKYREDMFPMMAESEEEAASDRGFVLKPMNCPFHIQIYKNELRSYRELPMRLAEFGTVYRYEQSGELGGLTRVRGFTVDDSHLFVTPEQLDDEFLKVVDLILSVFKALQLKNFKARLSFRDPELDKYIGSEDAWNKAENAIRRAVEHLGMNHFEGIGEAAFYGPKLDFIFQDALEREWQLGTVQVDYNLPERFELEYVAEDGTRQRPVMIHRAPFGSLERLVGILIEEYAGDFPVWLAPEQVRLLCISDEFLGYAQEVAAKLQLAGARVQVDTSGERLGKLIRNAEKAKIPVMAVIGAKEVESNALNIRTRASGELGAIPVAEVVERMQRANRERVDF